The region ttttgtagtattattgggcatctcttgggtatattcccgaaagtggtattgctggatcctgaggtaggttgatttccaattttctgagaaattgccacactgatttccaaagcagttgtacaagtttgcattcccaccagcaatgaatgagtgttccccttactccacaatctctccagcataggttatcattggtatttttgatcttaccCATtctgcaggtgtaagatggtatctcaaagttgttttgatttgcatttaccttatagctaaggaagttgaacatgtccttaagtatcttttggccatttgaaattcttctgttgagaattctctgttcagttcagtaccccattttttaattgggttatttagaattttagtgtctagtttcttgagttctttatgtattttggagatcagacctttgtctgatgtggggttggtgaagaccttctcTCATTCagtggattgcctttttgtcttaatgacagtgtcctttgctgtacagaagcttcttagtttcaggaggtcccatttattcattgttgctcttattgtctgtgctactggggtaatacataggaagtagtctcctgtgcccatgtattgcaagctacttcccactttctcttctatcaggttcagtgtggttggatttatattgaggtctataattcatttggacttgagttttgtgcatggtgatagatatggatctgttttcattcttctacaggttgacatccagttatgtcagcaccatttgctaaagatgctttctttcttccattgtatacttttagcttttttgtcaaaaatcaggtgtttataggtgtttgtggattaatatccgggtcttcaattctatcccattggtcaacgtctctgtttttatgccaataccaagctgttttctttactgtggctctgtaatagagtttgatgtcagggatggtaatgcctacggaagttcctttattgtataggattgttttggctatcctgggtcttttgtttttccatatgaagttgattattgttctctcaaggtcagtgaagaattttgttgggcttttgatggggattgcatagAATCTATAGATTGTCTTTGGTATAATtcccaattttactatgttgatcttaccaATTCAAAAACCtgggagatacttccattttctggtgtcctcttcaatatctttcttcaaagccttaaagttcttgtcaaatagatcttttatcttggttagtgttatcccaagatattttatgctatttgtggctatcatgaaaggtgatgtttctctgatttccttctctgcttctttatcttttgtgtacaggagggctactgatttttttgagttgatcttgtatcctgccacatcactggaggtatttatcagctgtaggagttctctggtttTTAAACTCAGTCCTGAACCTACCTTTATTTACATTATATGACATTTGGGATAAGAAGGGCTTTCTAGGAACAAGTtcgaaaaatacacagaaaggcCACTCTTGGACACTGCTAAGTTAAAAATCTGCCTTTTATGTTTTGTAAGTTAAGAATACTTTTAGAATAAAGTCAGTATTGGGGTTCAAGTAAGTCCCATATGATATTTAAAGTACTGAAAGGCCAGGAATGAAAGAATCGTTTACAAAAATTCCTTCACTACCAACAGGCCCAGGTAGAACAAAGGACTCTAAATAGTCCTGGTCCATGCTTGGGACTTGATCAGAAAGCAGCATCTGCAGTGCTTAGCATCATTTATTCTACTCCTGTCTGATGAGGGATTTCAGAAGGAAAAGCGAGAGACCTGGTCTATGTGTCAGAAGTAGATTCTGCCCAGGTCACAGCTAGGTACTTTGAGAAGATGAAAAACAGTCAGAAGTTGCAGGGCACTCCGTACACAGAAACTTAAGTTAGTCGTTCATCTTCTcaccttttgttttccttgtcaAAATAATTAAACTCTAATTAAGCTTGAAATAAGTTCTGAGCAAAACAGATGTAGTAATTGTGGAAAGAGGGAAGCTGTACTTCAGGGACCGGGGCTCTGCAGAGGCCTTCCTTCCCCCCGACACCGTGACAACATGAAACTTGAAGTCTGCAATTCCTTATAGAAGCCAAGAGCCCACAAATCCTGACAGTCCAAATGACCAGGCAAGTGTCACCTTCCCAGAGCTGCTCCAGATCCTGTCTGTACCACAGAGGTCCAGGTGAGTACATGGAGGTAAGATCTTCGATTCTCCCAGCTGTATCATGGAGAGTTTCATTAAAGCAGAAGACTCTCTGACTAATTCAGGGAGTAGGCAAGAGGCTCTGTGATCCTCAGGACCTCCACTTTCCTTCTGGCCCAGGCCCCAGAAAGATCAAAGGGGACTAGTTCCTGAAGATACAGAGATGAAACAGAAATGCTGAAGCATCGCTATCCATCCTCAGACTGGAGTATCCTGACAGAGCTCTGGCTGGGCTTTAGTCTAAGTTACTTTCTGATTGGATCAATAAGATACATAATATTTTCAGATGTCTGTAAACCCTGGAGATGATCATGATACATTGCTGTAATGTCAGCACTAGAGAGACTTGACAAGGGAATTGTTCAGGGCTAGCCTGATTTAGAGAGGGAGACCTCTCTTAAAAATAACtagataaatgaaagaaaataaaatcttttttccaGGTATAAGTTTTCCAGCACTGTGACTTCAACAGTGTTACTAGTGTGTGTAACATTTACACTTTTCTCTTTGGATGCACTTTCACTCTTCTACTCCTGGCATAGTTTTACAATAGCTTTCTACCTCTGTTTGACAGTTTTCTGTCTGAATCCATCCTTAAAGGCTTTGGATTTTATCacgtactattttttttttttttttggttttttcgagacagggtttccctgttgctttggtgcccgtcctggaactagctcttgtagaccaggctggcctcgaactcccagagatccgcctgcctctgcctcccaagtgctgggattaaaggcgtgtataaTACTTGTCTTAAATTCAGTAATTGTATTCCTGGCTGGTGAAGAATATAACACTCAGTGTACAGTTATCGTTACCATCTTGAGAACTGCACCATTTAGGATCCAGGCTGTGGAGGAGTACACCCTGAAACAGCTCATCTTAAGATTATCCCACGCTAAGCAGCAAAGAGCAATAATCTTTTTAGTTTTGTctgtttgcctgcttgcttgtttcttttacAGAAAACAAGGATGGGTGGATGTAACTTTCTTCAGGCTCTTGAGGGTTAGACTCATCCTGGCATCACCATCCATCTAAACACAAATCTGTCCCgtcttttaaattcatttccttTAGCATTTCCCAAATAATGTGGAAGATGAGACACCTCTTCCTCCACTGACAGTGACTTCAGTAGAAAGGAATCAATTATTAGAAGATCAGAGCCTGGTCTCAAATATGATTTAAAGCTTGGAAAAtggaagagaacaagaaaattAGTAATGCCGACAATATCAAGATTTGAACAAACAGACAATTGTTAATATCTTCTATTAGTACTTGAGTAAACTGAAAATAGGGATGTTGACAGTTTCCAGTCACTGAATaaacacttattttttaattttaaatatggtaGTGAATGCTGATATACTTTCTATTAATATCTGGAGCATATTTTATTTGTACAGATATTTAGATGGTATTGTGCTTTCTAGGACTCACTGAAACAGGCAATAATTTCTTCTTTGCTAGAGGAATAGTTGAAATCAATAACTGACATTTCTAGAGTCATGAGGCCACCTGGATACTAATCTCAGAACAAGGCTAGCTTGATGAAGGTCACCCATACAATCATCGGTACATAGACAATTGAAGCAATCCTGTGAGTTTAACAGGAAGGAGGGCAGTGAACAGAAACATTGCAAGTACTCAGAACACACAAACCCATGAAGCTACTGTAATATTCAGATTTTTCATATCCTATAAAAGGTGCCCAAAGCTTACCACAAATTTCTGAAAAATGAGGATGGATCTCCGGAACTTGAAGAATAGCATCCTACCGCAGTCCAAGTTCTAGAATCAGCTTGGACTGGTGTATACAAAACCAGTCTGCCTGACAAACAGGTTGGAGGAAAAGCAGACTGCAAAACCAGCTAACATAATAGCTGCTCAAAAGGCCCCACAGAAGCAAATGCCACCTTGAACTCTTAGATAGTGGAGTCCCTGCTCACACCAGTATGTCCCCATGTACTGTGCTACGTACAGTTGATATTGACTCATGATTCAAAATCTGTACTCATGGCAATATATAATCCATCATTAATCCTGTTCTTAGGTTTACATTATCAGCATCCCCTGGTCCAGAGCTGTTCTATGTTCCCTTATGTGTCCTGAGGTAAatcactggggttacagatggccaGAAGTTTTCCACTAGGATCAGAAATCTCTGCTACTCCCTGTTCTAGAAAACAACACAAGGTTCTGCTAGACACCATCCCTAGCTGCAGCCTGGCAGTTACATGAAAAATTTCAGGATATATGTTTATGATTTGCTTTAACTGTAGGGCTCTATCTGAAGAGGTTGTGCAATTGAACTTGACATTtataactactttttaaaaaattagtaaatacTTATATGGAGTGAAATCACAGAGTGATcaacataaaactttaaaaacattagCATGTCAAAATTGAAGTTATAAGGCTTTGAAGCCAGATGCAAATCCAGAAACTGTTACACTaattaagaggaaaataaaaacaaagagaaaaaagaagaattttgTTAGGGGAAATTTACAGTTCAATTCATTTATGATGAGAGTTAACTATGTCAATCCATGCATatggacaggcagacagacaaacagacacacacacacacacacaaatacacgttTTAACAAGTCAGTTTTGCTAATATAGAGCTCAAACACATCTCCTTTAAAACTTTAGAGTTTTATTCCAGTTACCAAGCTCACCTGTCAGAGTccacagggaagaggaggagttCAGGGCCCCAGTGTACAGCAGCATATGTGTCCATCACTGACTCGTATACCAGAAAATGCTATTATGTAAAATGTTTTTCAGATAAATGTCTAGCATTACTGATGCTTTCTGGAAAGACTCTTTGTATTCTGAATACAAAATTTTCTacccagaaaggaagaaatgcttttgaaatttattaagcAAATAGTTTTCCTCTTCATGACTGTGTTTGGCACTCTGggaaacatttatatttctgtGAGTTATATGTTCAGTTGGTGGGGGAGCACTGAGAAGAAACCTATACATCTTATTCTCATCCACTTGGCTTTCACAAACATCATAATGCTTCTTGCAAAAGGATTGCCAAAGACAATGGCAGCTTTTGGTTTGAGAAACTTCCTAGATGACATAGGATGTAAGATCCTCATTTACCTGACAAGGGTGGCCCGTGGGGTCTCCATCTGCACCAGCAGTCTCCTCACTGTGGTCCAGGCCATCATCATCAGTCCCAGAGCATCTGGATGGAGAAAGCTCAGACCAAAGTCTGCATGGCACATCCTtccattcttttcattcttttggatACTCAATGCTTTAATAGGTATGAACCTAATCCATTCTGTCACAAGTATAAGCCTAAATATATCACAGTTTAAGAGTGAAAGCAATTATTGCTATTTTATGCAagaaagtcaaaaaataaaatggattgtTCTCCCTCTCATGGTCCTGAGAGATGCTGTGTTTCAGGTTGCCATGGGAGCGGCCAGTGGCTACATGGTACTTCTTCTCCACAAGCACCACCAGCATGTCCTCCACCTTCAGAACTCCAAGCTTCTCTACAGAACTCCCCCTGAGCTGAGAGCTGCTCAGAGCGTCCTCCTTTTGATGCTCTGTTTTGGTTTCTTCTATTGGGCTGACTGtgctttttctctatttttaagtCTCTCTTTAGTGGATAATTCCTTGatggtaaatattaaaaaatttctgGCCCTTGGTTATGCAACTTTTAGCCCTCTTGTGTTGATTCACAGGGAAGGACTTCTGCCTGATTGTTGGCATGCCCAGTGGGAAAAATTGAGAaactatttcttctatttttctattaGATGATTGTGAAAGAACTCTCAGTTATGTAATATTGTGGGTAAAACAAAATTCTCACAAATCAGCTTAAATATGTGTTTATTCCCAGACAGTCTTCCTGGTGACTCAGCCTTGACCTGAGACAAATATCTAAGTAAATTACAGTGGTAATTGAAACCTTATtctccacttttcttctttttgaaagaattttttataATTCCTATATTTGTATTGTGTATTGATAATTTACCAGCATCATGTTCTTGTAGCACATTGGTGCCTGGTGCCTATAAAAGGTAAAAGAGATTATCAAATGTCCTGTGATTGACTGGAGTTAGAAACATTGTTATACACAAAAgtgtggttgctagaaattgaacctgggtcatctggaagataAGCtagtgctctcaactactgagccatgtctccagcacaAAGAGAATGGTCTTAATTATATTTTGTAAACTGATTTTCCTATTACTGTTACTGGAAGCACACAGATGAATTTGTGTAAAAGGACACTGtgcctctgttttcttctcctcagaccagaataatcacagagaaacatactaattgcaacactgtttccCTGATGGCTCAGCTggatttctagctatctcttacatcttaaatttatccatttctatCAATCACCATGATGGTGTGGCCTTCTAGTACGGTTCCggtgtctttctcctccagcaaCTACATAGCAACTGCcggactcagccttctttcttccttccttcagtttaattttcttgtctagctctattctgcctggccatTGAACAAAGCTGCTTCTTTTCTAACCAATGTTAATaaaccatattcacagcatagagagtgGAATTTCCATATCAAATTTGACAAATTTTGTCAATTTCATAGTAATTTAATCATGTTATTCAAAGAAATCCATTATCTTGTACTTGATGCTGTACTTGCTAAATGTTAGTTTAGCTATGATGCAGTTTTGAGATTCTTCAAAGTGTCTGCATGTTTCCAtctgtagaaaatattttacagattTGTGAAAAATGACATAAACTATGTTCACTTCCTAGAATCTCAATGCACCAGTGACAGAGCTTAAATGCACTGAAATGTTTCTGTGGTCTTATATACATGAAGGTTCTCTGCAGGAATGAAGGTTGTCCATATGGGATAAACTGGATAAGGAATACATGGTAAAGTTTTATTATATCCATCTATAGTTTGTATGTTGATTAAAATGCGGATTTGCCAATTTGCAAGATTAATATGTAGTGTGACTGAAACAGACTGAGGCTTGTTTGCAGCTGCCCTTGGTTAATGCCTGGTTGCTCTCCACAACACTATCCAGCTGTTTGTCATCAAAGAGCTTCAAAAGGATCTGATTCTGCATCCATTTAAGTGAAGGATTTGCTGCTTGATTTCTTAACATAGATCCACGCAATAAGATATCGACATGGTTCTAACAATCTTATAGACGCATTCTTAAAAATAGTAATTGATATAATCATTGAACATGAAAGTGTAGAATCACTAGAGGTAGTTTTATGCCTTATTTGTAAAAATTGTTCTGTTATATCTGACTAAACATTTGTTACATATTGGTTGCATCATGGCTCTACTTCACAATgatgtatacatttttatattttgcttggTTGCGCTGTATATACAAAACATTTAAGTAAGTGATGTGTATTGTATTGTGCTACAGATTATTAAATAGCATGTTCTTccactataaatatttattttatatatgtgtctgtgagtgtgtgtcacATTTGTACAGGTCCcacacagaccagaagagggcactgaccACAGGGAGCTAGGGCTACAGGCAGTCATGAGTCCTAGATGTGAGCGCTGGGTAaggaaccagggtcctctgcaagaggagcagGTCTCCTAACCGTCCCTGCAGCTCCTTCTCACATTTCCCATGTAATGTGACGTGTTTGTAGGGAACATCCACAACTTCTCTGAGTCTCACCCTCTTCTGTTACAGCCGTTTTTCAGAAACAGACATGAAAGGTGAGAATAACAAACACTTTCATGTCATTTGACTCAAAAGGAAGTGATGtgagaacatggagaaagagggaaagaagttgTGTTTAATGATGGAGACAGTGTTCACCATTAAGAATAGAGAGGGTTATGGAGAGAGGCCTCGGTGGGTAAAAGCACCTGCCGAAAGGTCAGACAACTTGATCTATCTCtgatgaagaaaactgactcccacatgttgtcttctgacctccattttCATGCTGAGACATTCACACTTGAACTCACCAcgaaaactttaatttaaaattaaaaaaaaaacagacaggagacaCATGAGTGTTGACACAGCATGAACAAAGATGGTCTGGACTCTGAGTGGCATATAGACTTGCTATTGTGAATTTTTCCAAAAAAAACCAGTAGAttggaaaaaatgtaaaataaaagttttatcataacataaattaaaatttaacatatggtgaaaattctaaatatatagagGATAGTAAAGACAATCTGGATATCAGATTCATTTATGCCCTTCAGGTAAAGCACATGAGATTGGACACATAAATTAGTATAAATGACTTTATCATTTCCTTAAGATGGACAGATTTCTCATAACTAGCAACGACCTGTGGGACATAATGATAAATGATATAAGTCAGATGCATATACACAATTACcacataattttattaataagtgGAACCTAATAGAACAGAGAATAGAACCTTCAGAGTGTGGTGTGTACCCTACAGCCGTTAGAAACTGCCTCTGTTTGTGAACCAGCTGGTGGTTGCTTCCTCCTTATAACCAGGAATATGAAGCTGTGGCTACTCAGAGCTTTATAGTCTTCAACTTCAAATTCTTCCTGTCATGTGACTTTTCCTAGGAAgagattgaaaaaaatattttacctctGATAGGGTAAAAACTGTGCAAAGAATTAGCCATCTAAGATGAATTGTGTGAACCAGGTTACTTGAATTACCAGAATACATTGTAGTTTATAGGGCATGGCAGACTCAAATACACCTGCATGACCAGAAATTCTGGCTCCAACATAGGTGACAACCtacaaaaaaatctgtatgagAAAATATCCCAAGCCTCAATCAAGATTCTACCTCCTATGCACTCCCCAAGCCAAGTAGCAGCTATGGCTACTTGGAAGAAGTGGAGACTGGAATCTAAGGTG is a window of Chionomys nivalis chromosome 13, mChiNiv1.1, whole genome shotgun sequence DNA encoding:
- the LOC130885682 gene encoding LOW QUALITY PROTEIN: vomeronasal type-1 receptor 4-like (The sequence of the model RefSeq protein was modified relative to this genomic sequence to represent the inferred CDS: deleted 2 bases in 1 codon; substituted 1 base at 1 genomic stop codon); translation: MLLKFIKQIVFLFMTVFGTLGNIYISVSYMFSWWGSTEKKPIHLILIHLAFTNIIMLLAKGLPKTMAAFGLRNFLDDIGCKILIYLTRVARGVSICTSSLLTVVQAIIISPRASGWRKLRPKSAWHILPFFSFFWILNALIGMNLIHSVTSISLNISQFKSESNYCYFMQESQKIKWIVLPLMVLRDAVFQVAMGAASGYMVLLLHKHHQHVLHLQNSKLLYRTPPELRAAQSVLLLMLCFGFFYWADCAFSLFLSLSLVDNSLMVNIKKFLALGYATFSPLVLIHREGLLPDCWHAQWEKLRNYFFYFSIRIVKELSVMXYCG